Proteins found in one Enterococcus sp. 9D6_DIV0238 genomic segment:
- the hprK gene encoding HPr(Ser) kinase/phosphatase, whose product MEEVVKIHQLVEKLSLEVVYGDEESLNREITTGDISRPGLELTGYFNYYPHNRLQLFGSKEITFAERMIPEERLMVMRRLCEKDTPAFIISRGLEAPEEMVQAAKEKGLAVLRSPISTSRLLGEISSYLDGRLAVRSSIHGVLVDVYGLGVLIQGDSGIGKSETALELIKRGHRLIADDRVDVYQQDELTVIGEPPKILQHLIEIRGIGIIDVMNLFGASAVRGFMQVQLVVYLEAWEKDKKYDRLGSDDAMIEIANVDVPQIRIPVKTGRNVAIIIEVAAMNFRAKTMGYDATKAFEERLTRLIEENSGNV is encoded by the coding sequence ATGGAAGAAGTTGTAAAAATTCATCAACTGGTAGAAAAGCTTTCTTTAGAAGTCGTTTATGGCGATGAAGAAAGTTTAAATAGAGAGATCACAACAGGAGATATTTCACGTCCTGGTTTAGAATTGACTGGTTATTTTAATTATTATCCCCATAATCGCTTACAGTTATTCGGCAGTAAAGAAATCACCTTTGCTGAGCGGATGATACCGGAAGAACGCTTAATGGTCATGCGTCGTTTATGTGAGAAAGATACACCGGCATTCATTATTTCCAGAGGATTAGAAGCTCCGGAGGAAATGGTGCAGGCAGCGAAAGAAAAAGGATTAGCTGTATTACGTTCACCGATCTCAACTTCACGATTATTAGGCGAGATTTCCAGCTATCTGGATGGGCGCTTGGCTGTGAGAAGCAGCATCCATGGTGTATTAGTCGATGTGTATGGTTTAGGTGTATTGATCCAAGGCGATAGCGGTATTGGTAAGAGCGAAACGGCCTTAGAATTGATTAAACGAGGTCATCGCTTGATCGCAGATGATCGGGTCGACGTTTATCAGCAGGATGAGCTGACAGTAATCGGTGAGCCGCCAAAAATACTGCAGCATCTGATCGAGATCCGCGGCATTGGGATCATTGATGTAATGAACTTATTCGGTGCCAGTGCTGTTCGTGGCTTTATGCAGGTTCAACTGGTCGTGTATCTTGAAGCGTGGGAGAAGGATAAAAAATATGATCGCTTAGGTTCAGATGATGCAATGATCGAGATTGCTAATGTAGATGTACCGCAGATTCGTATCCCTGTAAAAACAGGTCGAAATGTTGCGATCATCATTGAAGTAGCTGCGATGAATTTCCGTGCGAAAACAATGGGATATGATGCGACAAAAGCATTTGAAGAACGATTGACACGTTTGATTGAAGAAAATTCAGGAAACGTTTAA
- a CDS encoding YtxH domain-containing protein — MAKKGGFFLGAIIGGTAAAVAALLLAPKSGKELREDLANQADDLKDKATDYTDYAAQKGAELSSIAKEKASALGEQAGDLAGNVKDKTKDSFDKAQGVSDNVLESFKKQTGELSDRFKKTAKDVNDSVDELGDIAEDASDDIFIDVKESAKKAKETVSEGVSEAKEVTKDVPEKVEEAKQDTKKIAKETADNIKS; from the coding sequence ATGGCAAAAAAAGGTGGATTTTTCTTAGGAGCAATCATCGGTGGAACTGCAGCAGCAGTCGCAGCACTATTACTAGCACCAAAATCTGGTAAAGAATTACGTGAGGACTTGGCAAATCAAGCAGATGATTTAAAAGACAAAGCAACAGACTACACAGACTATGCCGCTCAAAAAGGGGCTGAGCTTTCTTCGATTGCGAAAGAAAAAGCAAGTGCTTTAGGAGAACAAGCAGGTGATCTAGCTGGCAATGTCAAAGATAAAACAAAAGATTCTTTCGATAAAGCACAAGGAGTATCAGATAACGTTTTAGAATCATTCAAAAAACAAACTGGAGAGCTATCTGATCGTTTTAAAAAGACAGCAAAAGATGTGAATGATTCAGTGGATGAATTAGGTGATATCGCTGAAGATGCTTCAGATGATATTTTTATCGATGTGAAAGAATCAGCGAAAAAAGCAAAAGAAACAGTGTCAGAAGGTGTATCTGAAGCGAAAGAAGTCACAAAAGATGTTCCTGAAAAAGTAGAGGAAGCAAAACAAGATACGAAAAAAATTGCAAAAGAAACGGCTGACAATATTAAATCATAA
- a CDS encoding GIY-YIG nuclease family protein: protein MNDTLKNQAKELPLTPGVYLMQDKHGDIIYVGKAKKLRERVSSYFIKNKQHSKKTLRMIQQLTSFYTIDVPTELDALLLECELIQTHRPIYNRQMNTFEKYKYFEINIDDKEIKLNILPAPTEKNCFGPFSIHRKLDQVKQILEELYGLNKNNYWHQTFSDQSTITLDRDVIIKELFEAFTLNGEQPQKRLETNMLLASENFSFERAGKLHEEWQFLTRFFNQNKKLILASQTDWQLLWLPYDSKIKYYLIYQGLVINSRIYTKQTFHKYTAAELAQKILPKSKPTHFKRFSKAQVDFINILYSYINQHEECRIVDLDDPFI from the coding sequence ATGAACGATACTTTGAAGAATCAGGCAAAGGAATTGCCGCTTACGCCTGGTGTTTATTTAATGCAGGATAAACATGGAGACATCATCTATGTTGGTAAAGCAAAAAAATTACGCGAACGAGTCAGCAGTTACTTTATCAAAAATAAACAGCATTCTAAAAAAACATTGCGGATGATCCAACAATTGACAAGTTTTTATACGATCGATGTTCCAACTGAACTTGATGCTCTCTTATTAGAATGCGAACTGATCCAAACCCATCGCCCCATTTATAACCGTCAGATGAACACATTCGAAAAATATAAATATTTTGAGATCAATATAGACGATAAGGAAATCAAACTCAATATCTTACCTGCTCCAACAGAAAAAAATTGCTTTGGTCCTTTCTCTATCCACAGAAAGCTTGATCAGGTGAAACAAATTTTAGAAGAACTATACGGATTAAATAAAAATAATTACTGGCATCAAACTTTTTCGGATCAGTCTACGATTACTTTAGATAGAGACGTGATCATTAAAGAGCTATTTGAAGCCTTTACTTTGAACGGCGAACAACCACAAAAGAGACTGGAAACAAACATGCTTTTAGCTTCTGAAAATTTCTCATTTGAACGCGCTGGAAAACTGCATGAAGAATGGCAGTTTCTTACTCGCTTTTTCAACCAAAATAAAAAGCTGATCCTTGCCAGCCAAACAGACTGGCAGCTGCTTTGGCTGCCTTATGATTCAAAAATAAAATATTATTTAATCTATCAAGGTTTGGTCATCAATAGTCGGATTTATACAAAACAAACTTTTCATAAATATACTGCGGCAGAACTAGCTCAAAAAATACTGCCTAAATCAAAACCGACACACTTCAAACGATTTTCAAAAGCCCAAGTCGATTTTATCAATATTTTATATAGCTACATCAATCAGCACGAAGAGTGCCGAATCGTTGATTTGGATGACCCATTTATATAA
- the galU gene encoding UTP--glucose-1-phosphate uridylyltransferase GalU: MKVRKAVIPAAGLGTRFLPATKAMAKEMLPIVDKPTIQFIVEEALASGIEDILIVTGKAKRPIEDHFDANFELESNLREKNKTELLKLVEETTDVNLHFIRQSHPKGLGHAVLQAKAFVGNEPFVVMLGDDIMEDKIPLSKQLMNDYDSTHASTIAVMKVPHEETSKYGIINPEAEVSSGLYNVNSFVEKPTPEEAPSDLAIIGRYLLTPEIFHVLETQEPGAGGEIQLTDAIDTLNKTQRVFAREFTGKRYDVGDKFGFMKTSIEYGLVHPEVKDNLRNYIIELGEELSKEQASKKK; encoded by the coding sequence ATGAAAGTAAGAAAAGCGGTTATCCCGGCAGCTGGCCTGGGTACAAGGTTTTTACCAGCGACCAAAGCTATGGCAAAAGAGATGCTGCCAATCGTTGATAAACCAACGATTCAATTTATTGTGGAAGAAGCATTGGCTTCTGGTATCGAAGATATCTTGATCGTTACAGGCAAGGCAAAACGTCCAATCGAGGACCACTTTGATGCAAACTTTGAATTAGAGAGTAATCTTCGTGAGAAAAATAAAACAGAATTATTAAAATTAGTAGAAGAAACGACGGATGTCAATCTTCATTTTATTCGTCAATCTCATCCAAAAGGATTAGGTCATGCCGTATTACAGGCAAAGGCTTTTGTTGGAAATGAACCATTTGTTGTCATGTTGGGCGATGATATTATGGAAGATAAGATTCCTCTATCTAAGCAATTGATGAACGATTATGATTCGACTCATGCATCAACGATAGCAGTGATGAAAGTGCCTCATGAAGAAACATCAAAATATGGCATTATCAATCCGGAAGCAGAAGTTTCAAGTGGTTTATATAACGTTAACAGCTTCGTTGAAAAACCAACGCCAGAAGAAGCGCCGAGTGATTTAGCGATTATTGGACGTTACTTACTAACACCAGAGATTTTCCATGTTCTTGAAACGCAAGAACCTGGCGCAGGTGGAGAAATTCAACTAACAGATGCAATCGATACGTTAAATAAAACACAGCGTGTATTCGCACGTGAATTCACAGGAAAACGTTATGATGTGGGAGATAAATTTGGTTTTATGAAAACTAGTATCGAGTATGGTCTAGTTCACCCAGAAGTGAAGGATAATCTTCGTAATTATATTATTGAGCTAGGTGAAGAGCTTTCGAAAGAACAAGCATCAAAAAAGAAATAG
- a CDS encoding transglycosylase domain-containing protein, whose product MDNQNNSNQTERHSYKIPEKKKIIMGFNVVIRVLQSLFVFLVVMLLLGGALGLGIGMGYFAFLVEDTEPPTKEELQTDISDITEVSKMTYADGTNIAMIKSDLVRTRVDSEHISPLLKKAIISTEDEYFEEHKGVVPKAVIRALASDATGIGGSSGGSTLTQQLVKQQILTDETTFKRKANEILLAYRIENYFSKDEIVTTYLNVSPFGRNNKGENIAGVEEAAKGLFGKSANDLTLAQAAFIAGLPQSPIIYTPYTNTGELKDDENLSYGMKRKDFVLFSMYREKAITKEEYEAAKNYDLKQDFQPQQAANQNTEGYLYYAVLDKAVEAIMDINIEKAGVKKEDLDEIGLSQYEEQARREIQNRGYTIQSTIDQTVYDTMQNAVAAYGYMLDDGYGAGLVETGNVLMDNQTGKIIGFVAGRDYNVSQSNHALDTVRQVGSTIKPISVYGPAIDQGMIGSESRLANYPTSYRGGGELTNATNSGTNTFDTVRYSLEWSYNIPVYHLNEAMKQQMGDDNFAYNHYLSKMNYPASEAWAYESAPLGAVEATVLTQTNGFQTLANKGQYQKGYMIEKITDNNGKVIYEHKNEPVQVYSPATASIMNDMMRSVLDSKITTPFKPVVSGLNPDLANVDWIGKTGTTDLYKDAWLVVSTPTITLGSWTGYDIPTAMSPNSGDQNSNYLANLINAVYSVRPDLFGVGQKFTLSDDVIKSTVSSFTGEKPGTFTYNGGTYTAPGPNTVSLYAKDGAPKSQYKFGYGGSDANYSAYWGRYATSGSNNSRTTTPSSSNSNNTTPSSSEKKEDDKKEDDKKDNN is encoded by the coding sequence TTGGATAATCAGAATAATTCCAATCAAACGGAACGACATTCTTATAAAATACCTGAAAAGAAAAAGATCATCATGGGCTTTAACGTGGTTATTCGTGTTTTGCAGTCCTTGTTTGTCTTTTTAGTTGTCATGCTGTTATTAGGCGGTGCATTAGGTTTAGGGATCGGTATGGGCTATTTTGCCTTTCTTGTAGAAGACACTGAACCACCAACCAAAGAAGAGCTTCAAACAGATATCAGTGATATCACTGAAGTCTCTAAGATGACCTATGCTGACGGCACAAACATTGCCATGATCAAATCTGATTTGGTTCGAACAAGAGTTGACAGCGAGCATATTTCTCCTCTATTGAAAAAAGCGATCATCTCTACTGAGGATGAATATTTTGAAGAACACAAAGGAGTCGTACCGAAAGCTGTGATTCGTGCCCTTGCTTCTGATGCCACAGGTATCGGCGGTTCTTCCGGCGGTTCTACTTTGACACAGCAGTTAGTCAAACAGCAGATTTTAACTGACGAAACGACTTTCAAACGAAAAGCAAATGAAATCCTGTTGGCTTATCGTATTGAAAACTATTTTTCAAAAGATGAAATCGTCACAACTTATTTGAACGTTTCTCCTTTTGGGCGTAATAATAAAGGTGAAAACATCGCAGGTGTCGAAGAAGCAGCGAAGGGGCTTTTCGGAAAAAGTGCAAATGATCTCACGTTAGCCCAAGCGGCCTTTATTGCAGGTCTTCCGCAAAGCCCGATCATCTACACACCTTACACAAACACAGGTGAGCTTAAAGATGATGAAAATCTTTCTTATGGTATGAAACGAAAAGATTTTGTATTGTTCAGCATGTATCGAGAAAAAGCGATCACTAAAGAAGAATACGAAGCAGCTAAAAATTATGACCTGAAACAAGACTTCCAGCCACAACAAGCAGCGAATCAAAATACAGAAGGCTACCTGTATTACGCCGTTCTAGACAAAGCCGTTGAAGCGATCATGGACATCAATATCGAAAAAGCGGGTGTCAAAAAAGAAGACTTAGATGAAATAGGTCTTTCTCAATATGAAGAACAAGCACGCAGAGAAATCCAAAATCGCGGCTACACGATTCAATCGACGATTGATCAAACGGTTTATGATACGATGCAAAACGCTGTTGCTGCCTATGGATATATGCTTGACGACGGTTACGGCGCTGGTCTTGTTGAGACAGGAAATGTACTGATGGATAACCAAACTGGTAAGATCATCGGCTTTGTTGCTGGTCGTGATTATAATGTTAGTCAAAGTAATCATGCGTTGGACACTGTTCGACAAGTTGGTTCGACCATCAAGCCGATTTCAGTTTACGGTCCGGCAATCGACCAGGGCATGATCGGTTCTGAGAGCCGTTTAGCTAACTATCCCACTTCTTACAGAGGTGGTGGTGAATTAACAAATGCCACCAATTCCGGCACAAACACTTTCGATACCGTTCGTTATTCATTGGAATGGTCATACAATATTCCAGTGTATCACTTAAATGAAGCAATGAAGCAGCAAATGGGTGATGACAATTTTGCTTATAATCATTACCTAAGCAAGATGAATTATCCTGCATCTGAAGCTTGGGCTTATGAGTCTGCACCATTAGGAGCTGTTGAAGCAACCGTACTTACTCAAACAAATGGATTCCAAACCTTAGCAAACAAAGGGCAATACCAAAAAGGCTATATGATCGAAAAAATCACTGACAATAACGGTAAAGTTATTTATGAACATAAGAATGAACCTGTTCAGGTCTATTCTCCAGCAACGGCATCCATCATGAATGACATGATGCGCTCTGTCCTTGATTCAAAAATCACTACACCATTTAAACCTGTTGTTTCCGGACTGAATCCTGATTTAGCAAATGTTGACTGGATCGGTAAAACAGGAACCACTGATCTTTACAAAGATGCTTGGCTAGTCGTTTCTACGCCAACGATCACACTAGGTTCTTGGACAGGCTATGATATTCCTACAGCAATGAGCCCAAATAGCGGGGATCAAAATAGTAATTATCTTGCTAACCTAATCAATGCTGTTTATTCTGTTAGGCCAGATTTATTCGGAGTAGGGCAAAAATTCACCCTTTCAGACGATGTCATTAAATCGACGGTCTCTAGTTTTACTGGTGAAAAACCTGGAACATTCACTTATAATGGTGGTACTTATACTGCTCCTGGACCAAATACAGTCTCTCTTTATGCCAAAGATGGCGCACCAAAAAGCCAATATAAATTTGGTTATGGTGGCTCAGATGCTAATTATAGTGCTTATTGGGGACGTTATGCTACATCAGGTTCTAATAATTCTAGAACAACAACACCATCATCTTCAAACTCGAATAACACAACGCCTTCTTCTTCCGAGAAAAAAGAAGACGATAAAAAAGAGGATGACAAAAAGGATAATAATTAA
- a CDS encoding NAD(P)H-dependent glycerol-3-phosphate dehydrogenase: MKQKVAVLGPGSWGTALAQVLAEDGHEVRIWGNNKAQIDEINRHHTNQHYLPDLVIPESIQGTLSLEECIDNVDAVLFVVPTKAIRSVAQEFTAKCKNQPLIIHASKGLEQGSHKRISEVLMEEIPAEKRRGVVVLSGPSHAEEVAVHDITTITAACEDLEQACYVQQLFMNDYFRIYTNDDVIGVETGAALKNIIALGAGAIHGLGFGDNAKAAIMTRGLAEISRLGVAMGANPLTFIGLSGVGDLIVTCTSVHSRNWRAGNLLGKGHSLDEVLENMGMIVEGVSTTKAAYELSQQLNVEMPITAAIYSVLYEGKDVKQAAKEIMLRDGKTENEFSV, from the coding sequence ATGAAACAAAAAGTTGCTGTCTTAGGTCCCGGTTCATGGGGAACAGCATTGGCACAAGTTTTAGCAGAGGATGGCCATGAGGTTCGCATTTGGGGCAATAATAAAGCACAAATTGATGAAATCAATAGGCATCATACCAATCAACACTATCTTCCAGATCTAGTGATCCCAGAATCTATTCAAGGAACGCTATCATTGGAAGAATGTATCGACAACGTAGATGCTGTTTTATTCGTGGTTCCAACTAAAGCAATTCGCTCTGTTGCACAGGAATTTACAGCTAAATGTAAAAATCAACCATTGATCATTCATGCTAGTAAAGGATTGGAGCAAGGCAGCCATAAACGAATTTCAGAGGTATTGATGGAAGAGATACCAGCTGAAAAGCGCCGTGGTGTTGTTGTTTTATCTGGACCAAGTCATGCAGAAGAAGTTGCTGTACACGATATCACGACAATTACTGCTGCATGTGAAGATTTAGAACAAGCTTGCTATGTTCAGCAATTATTCATGAACGACTATTTTAGAATTTATACAAATGATGATGTGATCGGTGTCGAAACAGGTGCTGCACTAAAGAATATCATTGCTTTAGGAGCGGGAGCGATCCATGGCTTAGGTTTTGGTGATAATGCAAAAGCTGCGATCATGACTCGTGGTTTGGCAGAAATCAGCCGTTTGGGTGTGGCGATGGGAGCGAACCCGTTGACGTTTATCGGCTTGAGCGGTGTAGGTGATTTGATCGTGACATGTACAAGTGTTCACTCTCGTAACTGGCGAGCAGGAAACCTACTTGGAAAAGGCCATAGTTTAGATGAAGTTCTTGAAAACATGGGCATGATCGTTGAAGGCGTTTCGACAACGAAAGCGGCTTATGAACTGTCACAACAATTAAATGTTGAAATGCCGATAACAGCGGCCATTTATAGTGTGCTTTATGAAGGTAAAGACGTGAAACAAGCAGCAAAAGAGATTATGTTGCGTGATGGTAAAACAGAAAATGAGTTTTCTGTATAA
- a CDS encoding aminopeptidase P family protein has protein sequence MNQEKINDLKKWMEKEQIDLTYISDPGHIAYFSGYHSDPHERVLALFISLNSGSFLFTPALEVEDAENSSWSEPVYGYLDSEDPWEKITQLIKKNGNPLKIATEKEALSVSRFERLNQAFPSSDFSISVTPVIEKLQLLKTPAEVNKLMEAGNWADVALEIGFKAITEGAKEQEILAEIEYQLKRQGIRSMSFDTLVLTGKNAASPHGNPGNTAVAKQDLVLFDLGVVYNGYCSDVTRTVAYKEPTDFQKEIYSIVLEAQLKAMDAVKPGVTAGELDDVARGVISGYGYGEYFNHRLGHGIGTTVHEYPSLVTGNDLVIEEGMCFSIEPGIYIPGKVGVRIEDCLHVTKTGCEAFTKTTKELQIID, from the coding sequence ATGAATCAAGAAAAAATCAATGACTTAAAAAAATGGATGGAAAAAGAACAGATCGATCTGACCTATATCAGTGATCCTGGCCACATTGCATATTTTTCCGGCTATCACAGTGACCCTCACGAAAGAGTTTTAGCTTTATTTATTTCATTGAATAGCGGATCATTCTTATTCACCCCAGCATTAGAAGTTGAGGATGCTGAAAATAGTTCTTGGAGTGAACCAGTCTATGGCTACCTAGATAGCGAGGATCCATGGGAAAAAATCACTCAGCTGATCAAGAAAAATGGCAATCCACTTAAAATAGCAACAGAAAAAGAAGCGTTGAGTGTTTCTCGTTTTGAACGTTTAAACCAAGCATTTCCTTCAAGTGATTTTTCAATCAGCGTCACTCCCGTCATCGAAAAACTACAGCTTTTAAAAACACCTGCTGAAGTGAACAAACTTATGGAAGCTGGAAATTGGGCCGATGTGGCATTAGAAATTGGATTCAAAGCAATTACCGAAGGTGCTAAAGAACAGGAGATCCTTGCTGAAATTGAATATCAATTAAAACGTCAGGGTATCCGTTCTATGAGTTTTGATACGTTAGTCTTAACTGGAAAAAATGCTGCAAGCCCACATGGAAACCCTGGAAATACAGCTGTTGCAAAACAGGATCTTGTTTTGTTTGATCTAGGTGTTGTTTATAATGGCTATTGTAGTGATGTAACCAGAACCGTCGCTTACAAGGAACCAACAGATTTCCAAAAGGAAATTTATTCCATTGTTTTAGAAGCCCAGTTAAAAGCTATGGATGCTGTAAAACCTGGTGTGACAGCTGGTGAATTAGACGATGTCGCTCGGGGCGTGATCAGTGGTTACGGTTATGGAGAATATTTTAATCATCGACTAGGACATGGAATTGGAACAACCGTTCATGAATACCCTTCTCTAGTTACAGGGAATGATTTAGTAATTGAAGAAGGCATGTGTTTTTCTATTGAACCTGGTATTTACATCCCAGGCAAAGTCGGTGTACGGATCGAAGATTGTCTTCATGTGACTAAAACAGGTTGTGAAGCCTTCACAAAAACAACAAAAGAACTACAAATCATCGATTAA
- the ccpA gene encoding catabolite control protein A has protein sequence MEKQTITIYDVAREANVSMATVSRVVNGNPNVKPATRKKVLEVIDRLDYRPNAVARGLASKKTTTVGVIIPDVSNIFFASLARGIDDVATMYKYNIILANSDGNDQKEVNVLNNLLAKQVDGIIFMGHHITDEIRGEFSRSKTPVVLAGSIDPDEQVGSVNIDYTEATKDATTMLAKNGNKKIAFVSGALIDPINGQNRMKGYKQALADNGLTYSEGLIFESEYKFKDGIALAERVRNSGATAAYVTDDELAIGLLDGMIDAGIKVPEDFEIITSNNSLLTEVSRPRLSSVTQPLYDIGAVSMRLLTKLMNKEEIEDKTVILPYGMDQKGSTK, from the coding sequence ATGGAAAAACAAACAATTACGATTTATGATGTTGCTCGTGAAGCAAATGTATCTATGGCAACCGTATCGCGTGTAGTGAATGGTAATCCGAATGTGAAACCAGCTACTCGGAAAAAAGTCTTGGAAGTTATCGACCGTTTAGACTATCGTCCTAATGCAGTTGCTCGTGGTTTAGCAAGTAAAAAGACGACAACTGTTGGCGTTATTATTCCAGATGTGAGTAATATCTTTTTTGCTTCGTTAGCACGAGGAATCGATGACGTAGCGACGATGTACAAGTACAACATTATTTTAGCAAATTCTGACGGCAACGATCAAAAAGAAGTCAATGTATTGAATAATCTTTTAGCGAAACAAGTCGACGGAATCATTTTTATGGGACATCATATCACAGATGAGATCCGTGGAGAATTTTCACGTTCTAAAACACCAGTTGTTTTGGCAGGTTCGATCGATCCTGATGAGCAAGTTGGTAGTGTGAATATCGATTATACAGAAGCGACCAAAGATGCGACAACGATGTTGGCAAAAAATGGCAACAAAAAAATCGCATTTGTCAGTGGTGCACTGATCGATCCAATCAACGGACAAAACCGTATGAAAGGATACAAACAAGCTTTAGCAGATAATGGGTTAACGTATAGTGAAGGGCTTATTTTTGAATCTGAATATAAATTTAAAGATGGAATCGCCTTAGCTGAGCGCGTTCGCAATAGCGGCGCAACTGCTGCTTATGTGACAGATGATGAATTAGCGATCGGTTTATTAGATGGTATGATCGATGCTGGGATCAAAGTACCAGAAGATTTTGAAATCATCACAAGCAATAATTCACTACTGACAGAAGTATCTCGTCCGCGTCTTTCAAGCGTGACACAGCCTTTATATGATATCGGTGCGGTTTCTATGCGTCTATTGACAAAATTGATGAATAAAGAAGAAATCGAAGATAAAACTGTTATCTTACCTTACGGTATGGATCAAAAAGGATCGACTAAATAA
- a CDS encoding DUF948 domain-containing protein, producing the protein MTGGEVAAVIAAVAFAVLVVFIILVLIKIGKTVEKVSTTVDEANKTIEIVTKDVDILSRQVEGLLVKSNELIEDVNKKVATIDPLFAAVAELSESVSDLNYSSRNLLGKVGSVGKTTAKAGVVSKVGGAAFKAFRPKKKTKIEPTK; encoded by the coding sequence ATGACAGGTGGAGAGGTAGCAGCAGTTATCGCAGCAGTAGCATTTGCTGTATTAGTGGTCTTTATTATTTTAGTACTGATAAAAATCGGAAAAACTGTAGAAAAGGTTTCAACAACAGTTGATGAAGCGAATAAAACAATCGAAATCGTGACGAAAGATGTGGATATTTTATCTAGGCAAGTAGAGGGGCTTTTAGTAAAAAGTAATGAGCTGATCGAAGATGTCAACAAGAAAGTTGCAACGATCGATCCATTATTTGCAGCAGTGGCAGAATTGAGTGAAAGTGTATCTGATTTGAATTACTCTAGTAGAAATTTACTGGGGAAAGTAGGCTCCGTAGGTAAAACAACGGCGAAAGCTGGCGTAGTAAGTAAAGTAGGCGGAGCGGCATTCAAAGCATTTCGCCCGAAAAAGAAAACAAAAATTGAACCAACAAAATAA
- the lgt gene encoding prolipoprotein diacylglyceryl transferase, with protein sequence MLGQVNPVAFNLFGIAVYWYAIIIVSGIVLAVWLSSREAVSVGLKEDDVIDFMLWGLPSAIVGARLYYVIFQWQDYIDNPIEIILTRNGGLAIYGGLIGGGLALFFFARHRFISTWTFLDIAAPSVILAQAIGRWGNFMNHEAYGPATTRSFLEGLHLPKFIIDNMNIDGTYHQPTFLYESVWNVLGFIVLVLLRRKKNFLKEGEVFLGYIIWYSFGRFFIEGMRTDSLYAFGSIRVSQLVSLVLFFGAIGLMIFRRKKGAIKFYDREKGTIKKAE encoded by the coding sequence ATGTTAGGTCAGGTAAATCCAGTTGCATTCAATCTTTTTGGAATAGCAGTTTACTGGTATGCAATCATTATTGTATCAGGAATAGTACTAGCTGTTTGGCTAAGTAGTAGAGAAGCAGTTAGTGTCGGTTTAAAAGAAGATGATGTGATCGATTTTATGTTGTGGGGCTTACCGAGTGCAATTGTCGGTGCTCGTTTGTACTATGTTATTTTTCAATGGCAGGATTATATAGATAATCCAATAGAAATCATTTTGACTAGAAATGGTGGTTTAGCAATTTACGGTGGCTTGATCGGAGGAGGTCTGGCGTTATTCTTCTTTGCAAGACATCGGTTCATCTCAACATGGACATTTTTGGATATCGCAGCACCTAGTGTGATTTTAGCTCAGGCTATCGGACGTTGGGGAAATTTCATGAATCATGAAGCATATGGCCCAGCAACAACACGCAGCTTTTTGGAAGGACTGCATTTGCCTAAATTTATCATCGACAATATGAATATTGACGGCACCTATCATCAGCCGACATTCTTGTATGAGTCTGTTTGGAATGTTTTAGGTTTTATTGTTCTAGTTCTTTTGAGAAGAAAGAAAAATTTCTTGAAAGAAGGAGAAGTATTTTTAGGATACATCATCTGGTATTCATTCGGTCGCTTCTTTATTGAAGGGATGCGGACAGATAGTCTATATGCATTTGGCAGTATCAGAGTTTCCCAATTAGTGTCACTTGTGCTGTTTTTCGGTGCGATCGGTTTAATGATTTTCCGTCGTAAAAAAGGTGCGATCAAGTTTTATGACAGAGAAAAAGGAACGATAAAAAAAGCAGAATAG
- a CDS encoding phage holin family protein, translating into MTYFQRLVVNTLTFVSLSVMFPNMIFVRSIGMAIVAAFVLSVLNMLVKPVLTILSLPFTLLTFGLFSFVVNAAMLKMTSSFVGEMNFGFSSFGAAILMAVIMSLVNAIVSERNLDKYSRKG; encoded by the coding sequence ATGACATATTTTCAACGTTTAGTTGTTAACACGTTGACCTTTGTGTCACTCTCAGTGATGTTTCCTAATATGATTTTTGTAAGAAGCATTGGTATGGCAATCGTAGCCGCATTCGTACTTTCTGTTTTGAATATGCTCGTAAAACCAGTTCTGACGATTTTATCATTGCCATTTACACTGCTCACCTTTGGGTTATTCAGTTTTGTTGTAAATGCAGCGATGTTAAAAATGACCTCTTCTTTTGTAGGAGAAATGAACTTTGGTTTTTCAAGTTTTGGTGCAGCGATTTTAATGGCGGTAATCATGTCATTAGTCAATGCAATCGTTAGTGAACGCAACTTAGATAAATATAGTAGAAAAGGATAA